A genomic segment from Nicotiana tabacum cultivar K326 chromosome 7, ASM71507v2, whole genome shotgun sequence encodes:
- the LOC107772270 gene encoding DNA damage-repair/toleration protein DRT102-like encodes MNTTPEVAAEVLKTFLETPFRSPCPASGSNPWPDEIDQFLENSVTEMSKIGTLVPESENGGKGESGNCNLCSLVKDREFKPVEIMPGGSMTIVRESPTSAFVKFTAGSVEPAHHHTFGHDLVVLKGSKKVWNLSKGKKYDLGVGDYLFTPAGDVHRVKYLEDTEFFLKWEGQWDLTFDEDHAAANAAIDKEKGS; translated from the coding sequence ATGAATACTACGCCGGAAGTGGCTGCCGAAGTTCTCAAGACGTTTCTAGAAACACCCTTTAGGTCTCCCTGCCCGGCTTCTGGATCAAATCCATGGCCTGACGAAATTGATCAATTCTTGGAAAATTCGGTTActgaaatgtcaaagatcggaacTTTGGTGCCTGAATCAGAAAATGGGGGAAAGGGGGAATCTGGGAATTGTAATCTATGTTCATTGGTAAAGGATAGAGAGTTTAAGCCAGTGGAAATAATGCCAGGTGGGTCAATGACAATAGTGAGGGAGAGTCCTACTTCAGCTTTTGTGAAGTTCACTGCAGGGAGTGTTGAGCCAGCTCATCACCATACATTTGGGCATGATCTTGTAGTGTTAAAGGGGAGTAAAAAGGTGTGGAATTTGAGTAAAGGGAAGAAATATGATTTGGGTGTTGGGGATTATTTGTTTACTCCAGCTGGGGATGTGCATAGGGTGAAGTATTTGGAGGATACAGAGTTCTTTCTTAAGTGGGAAGGGCAGTGGGATTTGACCTTTGATGAGGATCATGCTGCTGCAAATGCTGCAATTGATAAGGAAAAGGGGAGTTGA